One genomic region from Veillonellales bacterium encodes:
- a CDS encoding type II toxin-antitoxin system MqsA family antitoxin: MICFMCKGHLENKESTFMVDLGNCIVIVKNVPSQVCSQCGEVSYSNETAKQLEKIVNAMRTSITEIAVIKFSDKVA; this comes from the coding sequence ATGATCTGCTTTATGTGTAAAGGCCACCTAGAAAATAAAGAATCTACATTTATGGTCGATTTGGGGAATTGCATTGTGATTGTAAAAAACGTACCCTCACAGGTATGCAGCCAATGCGGTGAGGTGTCCTATAGCAATGAAACGGCAAAACAACTTGAAAAAATAGTAAACGCTATGCGTACCTCAATTACAGAAATTGCAGTTATAAAATTTTCAGATAAAGTTGCATAA
- a CDS encoding DUF4258 domain-containing protein translates to MNLLERHENRSIARIRQLCQENTLRWTQHALLRLFQRSISTDDVAHALSSGEIIESYPEAHPYPSYLVLGVSIAKTQLHVVCGLSDIELWIITAYYPNPNEWEADYKTRRKNL, encoded by the coding sequence ATGAATCTTTTAGAAAGACATGAGAACCGCTCTATAGCCCGTATTCGGCAGCTCTGTCAGGAAAATACTTTACGCTGGACGCAACATGCATTACTTCGCCTGTTCCAGCGTAGCATAAGTACAGACGACGTTGCACACGCTTTATCGAGTGGAGAAATCATTGAAAGCTATCCCGAAGCCCATCCTTATCCCAGTTATTTAGTTTTGGGCGTATCAATTGCCAAAACTCAATTACACGTCGTGTGTGGGCTCTCTGATATTGAATTATGGATCATAACCGCATATTATCCTAACCCAAACGAATGGGAAGCCGACTATAAAACAAGGAGGAAAAATTTATGA